Proteins from one Bactrocera neohumeralis isolate Rockhampton chromosome 3, APGP_CSIRO_Bneo_wtdbg2-racon-allhic-juicebox.fasta_v2, whole genome shotgun sequence genomic window:
- the LOC126753366 gene encoding uncharacterized protein LOC126753366: MTVPTICMNSQYAKVTTTSGRSSLTTVGHWKQQQQQVQQQQQLVNNILVQPITVQTAIVVQPRKVRAQEASTSGFVGAEKLNHPNIATVHMTPTNTDTPLRRSEVGIYREGARNVNTNLLATPLNDDDEERRQARRRTMLQSGSGRESMFEDNETLKKCLEIYNGNKLSKDNAWSLSLIDTLSTLLDRHHKSLNNFKVAGSSLEASSKVYGLRVDSVHTDVLRMSAGLNAQKFADRQAQSDDDDDVATGGEGNADPNASAAVVNKNGEKVAEKAKTKPKRTRRVVSTITKNKDTLNARLDTVPLQDPVFGKLNTIVGSINSSNRLMNNILLTTESELRLRTTFRFWDAQQLEAGCDYTDAPAPGNTPADTPMDAMNLAPCDRLVQIKKIDELQLRPLHTGYVISDTPEAIPDNNDNSESLRGSLDVPFEDAPFDGGNCDDGGGEHMSMAFDINAECEPLPSLNDQPAMLDVDYNDFEELTTEERTAINNCRGLRKAPVLLEDLRPVDATSKLEYSYRPLDKISQFWAGPSHWKFKRARPRPSTAPTLQGVNNQRAPARRGHALSKKRSKQLKFEQEFDDIFIKIEKYKARKANYHKKWDQRKLKLPTDLQLNSEMFNKFKCAPSAVVQPVVEDDDIELAGGDGIHGNDHVSAADDHFGDHDDGACADLGGGDVGGLNSMGGNVSMVGDNMGNASQNVFGDNGELEPPPLDGIGDDNPANNTVLEIATSFDGAPSQVTKIIVPFAKRAKVIDMKNLKRCCTQLINKQIKEPTPPEQIPQHPIIQEEHFAAGMASFKDVYEHLPDVLSQNMVEALSPSIAFYSVLHLANDFNLRLIPQQNLEDFKIRQLMD; this comes from the exons ATGACAGTGCCTACTATCTGTATGAATTCACAGTACGCGAAAGTAACGACAACGTCTGGACGCTCGTCTTTGACAACAGTCGGACATTggaaacaacagcagcagcaggttcagcagcaacaacagttgGTCAATAATATTTTGGTACAGCCTATAACAGTACAAACAGCAATCGTGGTTCAACCGCGTAAGGTAAGGGCGCAGGAAGCCAGTACCAGTGGCTTCGTTGGCGCAGAAAAACTCAATCATCCAAATATTGCTACGGTACACATGACGCCCACTAACACAGATACGCCATTGCGGCGTTCGGAAGTGGGCATATACCGTGAAGGAGCGCGTAATGTCAACACAAATCTGTTGGCTACACCTTTAAACGATGATGATGAGGAACGACGACAGGCGCGTCGGCGCACTATGTTACAAAGTGGCAGCGGACGCGAGTCCATGTTCGAGGATAATGAGACTTTGAAGAAATGTTTGGAAATTTATAACGGGAACAAACTTAGTAAGGATAATGCGTGGTCATTGTCCTTAATTGATACGTTATCTACGCTACTGGATCGTCATCACAAGTCGTTAAATAACTTTAAG gtggcTGGCTCTTCATTAGAAGCTTCGTCCAAAGTTTATGGACTTCGTGTCGACTCTGTACACACGGACGTGTTACGTATGTCTGCAGGTCTAAATGCTCAAAAGTTTGCTGATCGTCAGGCGCAAAgtgatgatgatgacgacgtGGCAACGGGTGGTGAAGGCAATGCAGACCCAAATGCCTCCGCCGCCGTTGTGAATAAAAATGGTGAAAAAGTTGCTGAAAAAGCCAAAACCAAGCCAAAACGTACGCGCCGTGTGGTGTCAACAATCACAAAAAATAAGGACACATTAAATGCACGTTTAGATACAGTACCGTTACAGGATCCAGTGTTTGGCAAACTCAATACAATCgttggttcaataaattcctCAAATCGActaatgaataatattttattgactaCTGAATCTGAGCTACGATTACGGACAACATTTCGCTTTTGGGATGCACAACAGCTGGAGGCCGGTTGTGATTATACAGATGCGCCTGCACCTGGAAATACGCCAGCGGACACACCAATGGATGCAATGAATTTGGCACCTTGTGATCGCttagtgcaaataaaaaaaattgatgagtTGCAACTACGACCGCTGCACACTGGTTATGTGATCTCCGATACACCTGAGGCTATACCAGACAATAATGATAACTCGGAAAGTCTACGTGGTAGTTTAGATGTACCATTTGAAGATGCGCCATTTGATGGTGGTAATTGTGATGATGGTGGTGGGGAGCATATGTCCATGGCATTTGATATTAACGCGGAATGTGAGCCACTACCATCATTAAATGATCAACCTGCTATGCTGGATGTGGACTATAATGATTTTGAGGAGTTGACTACag AGGAGCGCACAGCTATAAATAATTGTCGTGGCTTGCGCAAAGCACCAGTTTTGCTGGAAGACTTACGTCCGGTTGATGCAACCTCAAAACTCGAATATTCATATCGACCACTAGataaaatatcacaattttGGGCCGGTCCATCACATTGGAAATTTAAACGTGCGCGACCGCGCCCGTCTACGGCGCCGACATTACAGGGTGTGAATAATCAACGGGCTCCAGCACGTCGTGGTCATGCGCTAAGTAAGAAGCGTTCAAAGCAATTGAAATTCGAGCAGGAATTCGacgatattttcattaaaatagagAAGTACAAAGCACGTAAAGCGAATTATCACAAGAAATGGGATCAACGCAAGCTCAAATTACCAACCGATTTGCAATTAAATTCggaaatgtttaataaatttaagtgtGCGCCGAGCGCTGTAGTGCAACCGGTTGTTGAGGACGATGACATTGAGTTGGCCGGTGGCGATGGCATACATGGTAATGATCATGTCAGCGCAGCTGATGATCATTTTGGCGATCACGATGATGGCGCTTGTGCCGATCTGGGTGGTGGTGATGTGGGTGGTTTGAATAGCATGGGTGGAAATGTTAGCATGGTTGGTGACAATATGGGCAACGCTTCGCAGAATGTTTTCGGCGACAATGGTGAACTGGAGCCGCCACCCTTAGATGGTATCGGTGACGATAATCCTGCCAACAATACAGTATTGGAGATTGCAACGAGCTTTGATGGTGCGCCAAGTCAG GTCACCAAAATCATAGTGCCCTTTGCGAAGCGTGCCAAAGTTAtcgatatgaaaaatttaaaacgttGCTGCACACAATTGATAAATAAGCAAATCAAAGAACCAACGCCGCCGGAACAAATACCGCAACATCCAATTATACAGGAGGAACACTTTGCAGCCGGCATGGCCAGTTTCAAAGATGTATACGAACACCTGCCCGACGTTTTGTCCCAGAATATGGTGGAAGCGCTTTCGCCCTCTATTGCTTTCTACTCAGTGTTGCATTTAGCGAATGATTTCAATTTACGTCTGATACCACAACAAAatttggaagatttcaaaaTACGACAATTAATGGATTGA
- the LOC126753379 gene encoding protein disulfide-isomerase A5 has product MYIRKWSKLLFVLLALLSKESGAKTNSKNAVVEDIADFKDFKKLIRTKTNVLVLFVAGVKEAPVELKVFREAANVVRGTGTMVLIDCLQSERKKLCKKLKVSPNAYIFKHYKDGDFHKDYDRQVSVASMVNFMRNPTGDLPWEEDPEGADVLHFDDYKTFQRHMQKDTRPMLVMFYVPWCGYCKRLKPDYSKAATELKGKPYVIAAMDVERTENAPARRAYNITGFPTILYFERGQLKSTYEGDNNKEGIISFMKDPDAAPVQKEKEADWSADPNSEIVHLTSQGFEPALKDEKSVLVMFYAPWCGHCKRMKPEYEKAALTMKERKIPGVLAALDATKEKTIAGQFNVRGYPTLKYFVHGVFKFDVNVRDAAKIIEFMQDPKEPPPPPPPEKSWEEEEGSEVLFLNEENFNTLKRKKHALVMFYAPWCGHCKKTKPEFSAAAEALKDDPRIVLAAVDCTKQQNLCKSHGVNGYPTIVYFSYLKTKADYSGGRSSKDFISYMTNPNLSASEPVHVKHKVDEL; this is encoded by the exons ATGTACATAAGGAAGTGGAGTAAActa ttattcgTATTGCTGGCGTTGCTAAGTAAAGAAAGCGGAGCCAAGACCAACTCTAAAAATGCGGTAGTAGAGGATATAGCAGATtttaaagatttcaaaaaactaATTCGTACCAAAACCAATGTATTGGTATTGTTTGTTGCGGGGGTGAAGGAAGCACCTGTTGAGTTAAAGGTTTTTCGTGAAGCTGCAAATGTAGTACGCGGTACAGGAACCATGGTATTAATTGACTGTTTGCAAAGTGAACGTAAGAAACTTTGTAAAAAGTTAAAGGTTTCTCCCAAcgcttatatatttaaacactaCAAAGATGGTGATTTTCATAAAGATTATGATCGTCAAGTCAGTGTTGCGTCAATGGTAAATTTCATGAGAAATCCCACCGGAGATTTACCATGGGAAGAGGATCCTGAGGGTGCAGATGTGTTACACTTTGATGACTACAAAACATTCCAACGTCACATGCAAAAAGATACACGACCAATGTTGGTAATGTTCTATGTACCATGGTGCGGCTATTGTAAGCGGCTGAAACCCGACTATTCTAAAGCGGCAACAGAATTAAAAGGTAAACCCTACGTTATTGCTGCAATGGATGTAGAACGTACCGAGAACGCACCGGCAAGACGTGCCTATAATATAACAG GTTTTCCCACCATATTATATTTCGAGCGTGGACAATTGAAAAGCACGTATGAAGGCGACAATAATAAGGAGGgtataatttcatttatgaaAGATCCAGATGCAGCGCCTGTTCAAAAGGAAAAGGAAGCTGATTGGTCAGCTGATCCGAATTCTGAAATTGTGCATTTGACAAGTCAAGGTTTTGAACCCGCACTCAAAGATGAGAAATCCGTTTTAGTTATGTTCTATGCGCCCTGGTGTGGTCATTGTAAGCGCATGAAGCCAGAATATGAGAAAGCGGCGCTAACTATGAAAGAACGAAAAATTCCTGGTGTGTTGGCCGCTTTAGATGCTACTAAAGAGAAAACAATTGCTGGCCAATTCAACGTACGTGGCTATCCAACGcttaaatattttgtgcatGGTGTTTTCAAATTTGATGTTAACGTGCGGGATGCAGCAAAAATAATCGAGTTTATGCAAGATCCGAAagaaccaccaccaccaccgccaccggAGAAGTCGTGGGAAGAAGAGGAGGGTAGTGAGGTGCTCTTTTTGAACGAAGAAAATTTCAACACATTGAAACGTAAAAAACACGCACTTGTAATGTTCTATGCGCCTT GGTGCGGTCATTGCAAGAAAACCAAGCCAGAATTTAGTGCCGCTGCTGAGGCATTAAAAGACGATCCACGCATAGTGCTTGCTGCTGTTGATTGCACCAAACAGCAAAATCTTTGTAAATCTCATGGTGTTAATGGTTATCCCactattgtttatttttcatactTAAAAACGAAAGCCGATTACAGTGGTGGACGAAGCAGCAAGGATTTTATTTCCTACATGACAAACCCAAACCTTTCGGCCAGTGAACCTGTACATGTCAAACACAAGGTAGATGAGCTGTGA
- the LOC126753398 gene encoding transmembrane protein 138, whose protein sequence is MKLTLRRYSLLLLLQFTFLLADLFFNTFAHIFLSDKLQLSIVFYVTQDILIICEYVFFTFAVHSTCVYEVGGASIIFRSCKFFLITTLTYFILSATQHLWIVYNVMWAPNTDWSGTLTALAFFQRLVSFVYYYACKHTALVVSDPRYDEENIDWIAEQLSVK, encoded by the exons atgaAGTTAACTTTACGACGTTACTccttattgttattgctgcaaTTTACATTTCTGTTAgctgatttgtttttcaatacCTTTGCGCATATTTTTCTAAGTGATAAACTTCAATTATCTATTGTTTTTTATGT CACTCAAGACATTCTCATTATTTGTGAATATGTTTTCTTCACTTTTGCTGTGCATTCAACTTGCGTTTATGAG GTCGGCGGTGCCTCTATAATTTTCCGAAGCTGTAAGTTCTTTCTAATCACTACTCTGACATATTTTATACTTTCGGCCACGCAACATTTATGGATTGTTTACAATGTTATGTGGGCGCCAAATACGGATTGGTCAGGCACTTTAACAGCATTGGCATTTTTCCAGCGATTGG tttcttttgtttattaCTACGCCTGTAAACATACAGCTTTAGTTGTATCCGATCCTCGTTATGATGAGGAAAATATTGATTGGATTGCCGAACAACTGAGTGTAAAGTAA
- the LOC126753370 gene encoding THO complex subunit 5 — MADSLHKNFETLRSIFEEVLKMKNSTGERADELTEKRKYASLLFVLIKKVNRMVKYSLRSGREDLHREKVRVDSNRLHLQNLLYEVNHLKREIRYCHKFKSQDEDIELVPEDDEAQMDDDKTLMPTDLTPLSGHAKHLARLERELNLRKQLSAQCKELLNTKQQVFRDIILKTEKLTSFAPSLRTLLKATRPLQDALQVPMDREWKLQQLVQLLPQPLYLAYMNLHALELAKECDVCVIVVGSEDDVRQLEMAAQTETIKSGASSDTDEVEVGSVTKKRKTHGGNSDLLVDLMQEQRKRVLQPHPLELRFTIGNGTKNTEESIAIKLRYFKRLGFVTAATVVTLGETELNFADATLTQDVLKYLNDEDLGDRIPVPGAEYELKNINMSTKECLDYLKAKEFGRPYRWLQSMCCIEVFHEVVDTNVTNTPTEQPKLQKLIPDLIKSIQQLWNSRLNLIKQIRALVQKHIDMYLKEERLPTTRPACSLVQWTALTYEEYVASSPHVDKELVNVNQLFYRAVVVRGSAKMECLVSISSKFPTESPHWFICIYWNGQHNAMNSAAVKSMEFWTNSLTQPQLQHPLALLATQLVRTMYSFDIFLETEGPLYNPVEYHREKHYIKAFAKRIRARPYRYIEGGTVNTFKQ; from the coding sequence ATGGCTGATTCCttgcacaaaaattttgaaaccctCCGCAGCATATTTGAAGAAGtgctgaaaatgaaaaatagcaCTGGTGAACGTGCAGATGAACTGACCGAGAAACGCAAGTACGCTTCACTGCTCTTCGTGttgattaaaaaagtaaatcGAATGGTTAAATACAGTCTGCGTTCAGGACGTGAAGACTTACATCGCGAAAAGGTACGCGTGGACAGCAATCGACTACACTTGCAGAACTTACTGTACGAGGTTAACCATTTAAAGCGTGAGATACGCTATTGCCACAAATTTAAAAGTCAAGATGAAGATATTGAATTGGTGCCCGAAGACGATGAAGCGCAGATGGATGATGATAAAACATTGATGCCCACAGATTTGACGCCGTTGTCAGGACATGCCAAACATTTGGCACGCCTTGAGCGCGAATTAAATTTACGTAAGCAATTGTCGGCACAATGCAAGGAACTGCTCAATACCAAACAACAGGTGTTTAGagatattattttgaaaacggAGAAATTGACATCGTTCGCACCATCATTGCGCACTCTATTGAAAGCAACACGTCCACTGCAAGATGCATTGCAAGTACCTATGGATCGTGAATGGAAATTGCAACAGTTAGTGCAGTTGCTACCACAACCACTTTATCTAGCTTATATGAATTTACATGCACTGGAGTTGGCAAAAGAATGcgatgtttgtgttattgtagTGGGTAGTGAAGATGATGTGCGTCAATTAGAAATGGCAGCACAGACGGAGACAATTAAGAGTGGGGCTAGCTCTGACACCGACGAGGTAGAGGTAGGAAGTGTTACAAAGAAGCGTAAAACACATGGCGGAAATAGTGATTTACTTGTGGATTTAATGCAAGAGCAACGTAAGCGCGTGTTGCAACCACACCCACTTGAGTTACGGTTTACGATTGGGAACGGCACGAAGAACACTGAAGAATCTATAGCAATTAAATTGCGTTATTTTAAGCGTTTGGGCTTTGTCACCGCTGCAACGGTGGTAACTTTGGGTGAAACTGAGCTAAATTTCGCCGATGCAACACTCACACAGGATgtgcttaaatatttgaatgatGAGGATCTCGGTGACCGTATACCGGTGCCCGGCGCAGAATAcgagttgaaaaatattaatatgtcaACAAAAGAATGTCTAGATTATCTAAAAGCTAAGGAATTTGGACGTCCATATCGTTGGCTGCAGTCCATGTGTTGCATTGAAGTTTTTCATGAAGTTGTCGATACAAACGTGACTAATACACCAACAGAACAGCCGAAATTGCAGAAACTAATACCCGATTTAATAAAATCTATTCAACAATTGTGGAATTCtcgtttgaatttaattaaacagaTACGTGCTTTAGTACAAAAGCATATTGATATGTATCTTAAAGAAGAACGCTTGCCTACCACACGTCCCGCTTGTAGTCTCGTACAATGGACAGCACTCACTTATGAAGAGTATGTGGCCTCATCGCCACATGTCGACAAAGAACTGGTTAATGTCAATCAGCTATTCTATCGCGCCGTAGTCGTACGCGGTTCAGCCAAAATGGAATGCCTCGTTAGCATAAGTAGCAAATTTCCAACTGAAAGTCCTCATTGGTTCATCTGCATTTATTGGAACGGTCAGCATAATGCTATGAACAGCGCTGCTGTAAAATCAATGGAGTTTTGGACAAATTCTCTGACACAGCCACAATTGCAACATCCGTTGGCATTGTTGGCGACTCAACTTGTACGCACTATGTACAGTTTTGACATATTTTTGGAGACGGAGGGTCCACTATACAATCCAGTTGAGTATCACCGCGAGAAGCACTACATAAAGGCATTCGCAAAACGTATACGTGCAAGACCATATCGCTATATCGAAGGAGGCACTGTTAATACATTTAAACAATAG
- the LOC126753399 gene encoding 60S ribosomal protein L24, with product MKIGLCSFSGYKIYPGHGKTMVKIDGKTFTFLDKKCERSYLMKRNPRKVTWTVLYRRKHRKGIEEETTKKRTRRTQKFQRAIVGASLAEILAKRNMKPEVRKAQRDQAIKVAKEQKRAAKAAKKTTQPAQTKAKAAPKQKAAKVTQKSAPRVGGKR from the exons ATGAA AATCGGATTGTGTTCATTCAGTGGGTACAAAATCTACCCCGGTCATGGCAAGACCATGGTCAAAATTGATGGCAAG ACCTTCACTTTCCTCGACAAGAAGTGCGAACGCTCCTACCTGATGAAGCGCAATCCACGTAAGGTCACCTGGACTGTTTTGTACCGTCGCAAGCACCGTAAGGGTATCGAGGAAGAGACCACCAAGAAACGTACTCGCCGCACTCAAAAGTTCCAGCGTGCCATCGTCGGTGCATCGCTTGCCGAAATTTTAGCTAAGCGTAACATGAAACCTGAAGTGCGTAAAGCTCAACGCGATCAGGCTATTAAAGTCGCTAAGGAACAGAAGCGTGCCGCTAAAGCTGCAAAGAAGACTACACAGCCCGCCCAGACCAAGGCTAAGGCAGCACCCAAACAAAAGGCTGCTAAGGTGACACAAAAGTCTGCGCCACGCGTAGGTGGAAAGCGGTAA